The following coding sequences are from one Methanococcoides orientis window:
- a CDS encoding ATP-dependent helicase, whose amino-acid sequence MASTKLNDNQQKAVTYTEGPLLILAGPGSGKTFTITEKVVDLTENNLSPEKILALTFSEKAAGEMQERIENKIGVGSSITVSTFHSFCNDLIREFSLYLGINQNAKLISKEHSHVWGIKNIDSFGFQNLAIPTQPYDLITSLLEGVSQLKDHLVSPEKLAEYAGRNLEDASIDEGERDVLLKLSDLARFYEHYQQYKSDNGFLDYDDMITMACNLLETNDVVRNMVRSRYDYVLVDEFQDTNFAQLFLVHLIADGNNLTCVADDDQCIYLFRGAYLANIEQLQEYYHTLEKIPLEKNYRSSSQIVQLSQQLIANNPQRQEKKLTAHNGEKSEVKVVKAPDDVSEAEWVAEEITNMINEGVRPGEIFILTRKRADGKKFSESLKQRMVPVEFVGSIQLNRFPVVREAMAYLHVVADPFNNGIAFAKILSREGLSEHNLQKINLQALKISRDDSDTGDGIYSVLLYHLDELDISQKDLIRSIVSRLNELIEYKKSHLPSDTVKHMLSKKTDFYRTQLQEDTQASRRNISILNSLVTTVEDLELVDGGSELDTVVEDLELVFGLDLDEGVSSEEDTVKVMTIHQSKGKEAKVVFVCDMATRHLPLTYRRKAFTVPKALSKGRQRDVDEKVLHLEEERRLAYVAMTRAKEELYLMFPEKYEGNKRKVSPSEFLAQLEYTSNPLIEYIEAEQFEKKSEVEEVSPLMKKKDEYLRMLSMYSKQGQLKQALESLVVLAQLREIEDEGNLSAFDAKDFLQVNPKQPQELEDLIDNNIPPLVDPNMRFSASKIKTYQDCPLKFKYGTVLNIPTPQKAYFQVGTDVHSVYEQLSQMDMKGESIDITTANKLLDDIWDPTAFPSSTLENQEHSKMKKMLDFWFRFEADNPNETVAVEEWFDLDLNGAIFGGVIDRIDRTQEGEYIVIDYKTGKTTLPKSKLKDYVQLALYCLAVKEMYGKLPVQAGLLYVNPEVQELRMMDVDEERIGMVVDEINAVVARVLRDDFEVDGEPNCYFCDFKGICEWGEEE is encoded by the coding sequence TTGGCATCCACCAAACTCAACGATAATCAGCAAAAAGCAGTCACATACACCGAAGGCCCACTCCTCATCCTCGCAGGTCCCGGCTCAGGAAAGACATTCACCATCACAGAAAAAGTTGTAGACCTAACTGAAAACAACCTCTCCCCGGAAAAGATACTTGCACTAACCTTCTCCGAAAAAGCAGCCGGAGAGATGCAGGAAAGGATAGAGAACAAAATAGGCGTTGGAAGCAGCATCACGGTTTCCACATTCCACTCATTCTGCAATGACCTGATACGCGAGTTCTCCCTGTACCTTGGAATTAACCAGAACGCAAAGCTGATCTCAAAGGAACACTCCCACGTCTGGGGCATCAAGAACATCGATTCCTTCGGTTTTCAGAACCTTGCCATCCCCACACAGCCATACGACCTCATTACCAGCCTGCTGGAAGGAGTATCCCAGCTGAAGGACCACCTTGTCTCACCGGAAAAGCTGGCCGAATATGCAGGCAGGAATCTGGAAGATGCGAGCATCGACGAAGGTGAAAGGGATGTTCTGTTAAAGCTCAGCGACCTTGCAAGGTTCTATGAGCATTACCAGCAGTACAAGAGTGACAACGGATTCCTTGACTACGACGACATGATCACCATGGCCTGCAACCTCCTTGAGACGAATGATGTTGTCAGGAACATGGTGAGATCCAGATATGACTATGTTCTGGTGGATGAGTTCCAGGACACCAATTTCGCACAGCTGTTCCTCGTGCACCTGATAGCTGATGGCAATAACCTGACCTGTGTGGCTGACGATGACCAGTGCATCTACCTTTTCAGAGGAGCATATCTTGCTAACATAGAACAATTGCAGGAATACTACCACACCCTTGAGAAGATCCCGCTTGAGAAGAACTACAGGTCAAGCTCACAGATCGTGCAACTGTCCCAGCAGCTCATTGCGAACAACCCGCAGAGGCAGGAGAAGAAACTCACGGCCCACAATGGCGAGAAGAGCGAGGTAAAGGTGGTCAAGGCGCCTGATGATGTGAGCGAGGCAGAGTGGGTCGCTGAAGAGATCACTAACATGATCAATGAAGGTGTCCGGCCGGGGGAGATATTCATACTTACACGAAAAAGGGCTGACGGAAAGAAGTTCAGCGAATCATTGAAGCAGAGGATGGTGCCTGTGGAATTTGTGGGAAGCATCCAGCTCAACCGTTTCCCGGTGGTGAGGGAAGCAATGGCATACCTCCACGTGGTGGCCGATCCGTTCAACAACGGAATCGCCTTTGCAAAGATACTGTCAAGGGAAGGACTGAGCGAGCATAACCTGCAGAAGATCAACCTTCAGGCATTGAAGATCAGCAGGGATGACAGCGATACAGGCGACGGGATATACTCCGTGCTGCTCTACCACCTTGACGAGCTTGACATCAGCCAGAAGGACCTGATAAGGTCGATCGTATCCCGGCTCAATGAGCTGATAGAATACAAAAAAAGCCACCTGCCATCGGATACTGTGAAGCACATGCTGTCCAAGAAGACCGACTTCTACAGGACACAGCTGCAGGAGGATACGCAGGCGTCCAGAAGGAACATTTCCATCCTGAACTCCCTTGTCACCACTGTGGAAGACCTTGAGCTCGTTGATGGTGGCAGTGAACTGGATACCGTGGTTGAGGACCTGGAGCTGGTCTTCGGCCTGGACCTGGATGAGGGAGTGTCCAGCGAGGAGGATACTGTGAAGGTGATGACCATCCACCAGTCCAAGGGCAAGGAAGCGAAGGTGGTGTTCGTCTGCGACATGGCCACCAGGCACCTCCCTCTGACCTACAGAAGAAAGGCCTTCACCGTGCCAAAAGCGCTCTCCAAGGGCAGGCAGAGGGATGTGGACGAGAAGGTGCTGCACCTTGAGGAGGAAAGAAGGCTGGCCTATGTTGCCATGACAAGGGCAAAGGAAGAACTTTACCTGATGTTCCCTGAGAAGTATGAAGGCAACAAAAGGAAGGTCTCCCCAAGCGAGTTCCTTGCACAGCTTGAGTACACGTCAAATCCGCTGATCGAGTATATCGAAGCAGAGCAGTTCGAAAAGAAGAGCGAGGTCGAGGAGGTTTCACCCCTGATGAAGAAAAAGGACGAATACCTCCGGATGCTCAGCATGTATTCAAAGCAGGGCCAGTTAAAGCAGGCCCTGGAATCCCTTGTGGTCCTCGCCCAGCTGAGGGAGATCGAGGATGAAGGCAACCTGTCTGCTTTTGATGCAAAGGATTTCCTGCAGGTCAACCCCAAGCAGCCGCAGGAACTGGAGGACCTGATCGATAACAATATCCCGCCCCTTGTGGACCCGAACATGAGATTCTCCGCTTCCAAGATCAAGACATACCAGGACTGCCCGCTGAAGTTCAAGTACGGGACAGTCCTCAACATTCCCACGCCGCAGAAGGCCTATTTCCAGGTCGGGACAGACGTGCACTCCGTCTACGAACAACTGTCCCAGATGGACATGAAGGGAGAATCCATTGACATCACCACAGCCAACAAATTGCTAGATGATATATGGGACCCTACAGCATTCCCCTCCAGTACCCTGGAAAACCAGGAACACAGCAAGATGAAGAAGATGCTGGACTTCTGGTTCCGCTTTGAAGCCGACAATCCCAACGAGACCGTTGCAGTGGAAGAATGGTTCGACCTCGACCTGAACGGTGCCATTTTCGGAGGAGTCATCGACAGGATAGACCGGACACAGGAAGGCGAATACATCGTCATAGACTACAAGACCGGCAAGACCACCCTCCCAAAGAGCAAGCTGAAAGACTATGTCCAGCTGGCTCTCTATTGCCTGGCCGTGAAGGAGATGTACGGCAAGCTCCCGGTACAAGCCGGATTGCTTTACGTCAACCCCGAGGTGCAGGAACTAAGGATGATGGATGTTGATGAGGAGAGGATCGGGATGGTGGTGGATGAGATCAATGCTGTGGTTGCAAGGGTCTTGAGGGATGATTTTGAGGTTGATGGGGAGCCGAATTGTTATTTCTGTGATTTTAAGGGGATCTGTGAGTGGGGGGAGGAGGAGTGA
- a CDS encoding UvrD-helicase domain-containing protein, whose translation MVLNIMQVDQSELTAGEKKVANKIKQIYKDATWNAYLYYQPRIKKWNPDFILIDDYKGVSIIEVKDWSLEYIDEINPLSAIVNGKTRHNPIYVTNQYFNAAKSRLQNQAALVDDKHELKYGLYSNLVLPNIKSHELEEYEDCFFQPPSNCITSENITDLTINDLFSEEVQYIDRHDFSVMRGTFFPEIKVKTVQKEIWEYGRKKITENSTIKTLDEEQEKFARRVPYGHYMVSGIPGSGKTVILLARAVHLARDNPDWKIKILTYNNSLADKLKSKLASIHEDLDLMGVNFQNIEISTFHSLAKSIADVGIVSKPLPDNYWELILPYKAIEKAQNVPPIYDAMLIDEYQDFHVSWMKLCLLLCRKHDHNGQQTENLFLAGDRLQSIYNPSTHNWKSLGINIVGRSKLLKTSYRSGSTHVNLALDYLMENPSTKKEVENFYEGRDGICCNFDIGNNLEFVKGNFKVINELLQELFKNQDYNPEDVLVLFPNNWLRDELYKSLDNNLKSNTVASKHLNDKKMNFVTYHSAKGIESKVCILMDVDKIKDKKLLYVGMTRASEKLIIHSPNSEGGSVFNELLNCYKKITGNEPVVLEKEKVAKKETVFEKKKAVKPQKETIKAQKHNFVLNNDRKNNSNKQTKVETKDEPKIIKKFGFEIKSEEIDEPIGRKDGIIRSKLKKLRIIK comes from the coding sequence TTGGTTTTAAACATAATGCAGGTTGATCAATCTGAATTAACGGCCGGAGAGAAAAAGGTCGCTAACAAGATTAAACAAATCTACAAAGACGCAACATGGAATGCATATCTCTATTATCAACCTCGCATTAAAAAGTGGAATCCGGATTTCATTTTAATTGATGACTACAAAGGCGTTTCTATCATTGAAGTTAAAGATTGGAGTTTGGAATATATTGATGAAATAAATCCATTGAGTGCAATTGTCAATGGTAAAACCAGGCATAATCCCATCTATGTAACAAACCAATATTTTAATGCTGCAAAAAGTAGATTACAGAATCAAGCTGCACTTGTAGACGATAAGCATGAGCTGAAATATGGTTTATATTCAAATTTAGTTCTTCCTAATATAAAGTCACACGAGCTTGAAGAGTATGAGGACTGTTTTTTCCAGCCCCCTTCAAACTGCATAACATCTGAAAATATAACTGATCTTACTATCAACGATCTCTTTTCTGAAGAAGTTCAGTATATTGATAGACATGATTTTTCAGTTATGAGGGGCACTTTCTTCCCGGAAATCAAAGTCAAGACTGTACAGAAAGAGATCTGGGAATACGGCAGAAAGAAAATAACTGAAAATAGTACTATAAAAACTCTTGATGAAGAACAGGAAAAGTTTGCAAGAAGGGTCCCATATGGACACTATATGGTTTCTGGCATCCCCGGAAGCGGTAAAACTGTAATTCTTTTGGCCAGAGCTGTACATCTTGCCAGAGATAATCCAGACTGGAAAATTAAGATCCTGACATATAATAATTCACTGGCAGATAAGCTGAAAAGTAAACTTGCATCAATCCATGAAGATCTGGATCTTATGGGAGTTAATTTTCAGAATATTGAAATATCCACCTTCCACAGCCTTGCAAAATCAATTGCAGACGTTGGTATTGTGTCAAAACCTCTCCCAGATAATTACTGGGAACTAATATTACCATACAAAGCTATCGAAAAAGCACAAAATGTTCCTCCAATTTATGATGCGATGTTGATCGATGAATATCAGGATTTTCATGTTTCTTGGATGAAGCTTTGTTTACTGTTATGTCGAAAGCATGATCACAATGGTCAACAAACTGAAAACCTATTTTTAGCAGGCGACAGGCTGCAGAGTATTTACAATCCTTCAACTCACAACTGGAAAAGTTTGGGGATCAATATTGTAGGAAGATCCAAACTTCTGAAAACGTCATATCGTTCCGGAAGCACTCACGTGAATCTGGCTTTAGACTATTTAATGGAAAATCCATCAACAAAGAAGGAAGTAGAGAACTTCTACGAGGGGAGAGACGGAATTTGTTGCAATTTTGATATTGGCAACAATCTTGAGTTTGTTAAAGGTAATTTCAAAGTCATCAATGAACTATTGCAGGAATTATTTAAGAATCAGGATTATAATCCAGAGGATGTGCTCGTTTTATTCCCAAATAATTGGCTTCGGGATGAACTCTACAAATCGTTGGACAATAACCTGAAATCAAATACTGTAGCTTCAAAACATTTGAACGACAAAAAAATGAATTTTGTCACATATCATTCTGCTAAAGGTATTGAAAGTAAAGTTTGCATCCTTATGGATGTGGATAAGATCAAAGACAAGAAGCTTTTGTACGTAGGAATGACTCGTGCTTCTGAAAAATTGATAATTCATTCTCCAAATTCTGAAGGTGGATCTGTTTTTAATGAACTGCTAAATTGCTACAAAAAAATAACCGGAAATGAACCTGTAGTTCTTGAAAAAGAAAAAGTAGCTAAGAAAGAGACAGTTTTCGAAAAGAAGAAAGCAGTTAAACCCCAAAAAGAGACCATTAAGGCTCAAAAACATAATTTTGTATTGAATAATGATCGAAAAAACAATTCCAATAAACAAACAAAAGTAGAAACTAAAGACGAGCCTAAAATAATCAAAAAGTTCGGATTTGAAATAAAGAGTGAAGAAATAGATGAACCTATTGGAAGAAAGGATGGAATCATAAGGTCAAAGCTCAAGAAGCTTAGAATCATCAAATAA
- a CDS encoding tryptophan-rich sensory protein, with translation MNTDQRKQIIKIITAVTFLIMITVNALANILPINDMTTGQLSDSYPNLFAPAGATFAIWGIIYLLLGGYTLYQLGIFQGNTTTDKTELIYKLGILFSVSSIANASWIFAWHYEIIPLSMLLMIVILICLILINQLTSREQFSKNEYFFIRLPFSVYFGWITVATIANATVLLVSLGWKDFILSDASWTVIVIALGLVIGLATMLKNRDVAYGLVIVWAYSGILLKHTSPEGFGYQYPAIINTTIGCIVLLLLGEAYLLISKRKKMGY, from the coding sequence ATGAACACAGATCAAAGAAAACAAATAATAAAAATCATCACAGCAGTAACGTTCCTGATAATGATTACAGTCAATGCACTGGCCAACATTCTCCCCATCAATGACATGACCACCGGCCAGCTCTCAGACTCCTATCCCAATCTATTTGCCCCTGCAGGAGCGACCTTCGCGATCTGGGGAATCATATACCTCTTACTGGGTGGATACACACTTTACCAGCTTGGTATTTTTCAGGGAAACACAACCACCGACAAGACCGAGCTCATCTATAAACTCGGAATCCTGTTCTCTGTATCTTCCATTGCCAATGCATCCTGGATCTTCGCATGGCACTATGAAATAATCCCATTATCCATGTTGCTGATGATCGTGATCCTCATCTGCCTGATCCTGATAAATCAGTTGACAAGCAGGGAACAGTTTTCTAAGAACGAATATTTCTTTATCAGACTTCCATTCAGCGTTTACTTCGGATGGATCACCGTAGCAACCATTGCCAATGCCACTGTACTTCTTGTCAGCCTGGGCTGGAAAGACTTCATTTTGAGTGACGCTTCCTGGACTGTTATAGTAATTGCTTTAGGACTTGTTATCGGCCTTGCAACAATGCTGAAGAACAGGGATGTTGCCTACGGGCTTGTTATTGTCTGGGCTTATTCAGGAATATTGCTAAAGCACACTTCCCCTGAAGGATTTGGGTATCAGTATCCTGCAATTATCAATACAACGATTGGGTGTATTGTGTTGTTGCTTCTTGGTGAGGCTTATTTGTTGATTTCAAAAAGGAAGAAGATGGGGTATTGA
- a CDS encoding tetratricopeptide repeat protein → MNPENADTWNNKGNVLYDLGKYEDAIKAYDKALEIEPNYVHAWNGKGNALSELGKHEDAIKAYDTTLEIEPNYVHAWNGKGISLSKLGKYEDAIKAYDKALNIDQKYVDAWNGKGNDLFKLGKHEDAIKAYDTTLEIEPKHVHAWNGKGNALSELGKYEDAIKAYDKALNIDQKYVDAWNGKGYTISKLGKHEDAIKAYDKALEINQKYVHAWNNKGNVLSDLRKYEDAIKAYDKALEIEPNYVHAWNGKGISLSKLGKYEDAIKAYDKALEIDQKYVYARNNKGISLSKLGKYEDAIKAYDKALEIEPNYVHAWNGKGNDLSELGKHEDAIKAYDKALEIEPKHVHAWNGKGISLSELGKHEDAIKAYDAALEIDQKYVYAWNNKGISLSKLGKYEDAIKAYDVAIELNPKYVLAHSKLGELHFILGNIDKSKEEVKNALDIDEKDAYALNMDGKIKIEEQNYSGAAKSFKMAISSDVGNPLHLLWEVYADYLNAEFYWTSKNEMYQEKIVSIIRKLERAENLSKKNGKEEIQAYILYFMGYFYYKNKDNPTAKQKLEECIKLRSRFPVKTYVRELLRNKLRYPIRTYVQETKKSRSKFPMNPYARELLGNIWNCQINPPLIKWWLASPLHCWVKRIVFTLLSLSILALFSFYLVISIWHPFLQINWTMYIFFIILLILIILSPRIESFKTKELEVEIYSPSAIEVVLSPVTMESKMAELETDSNK, encoded by the coding sequence ATGAATCCAGAGAATGCTGATACTTGGAATAACAAAGGTAATGTCCTTTATGATCTTGGAAAATATGAGGATGCAATAAAGGCATACGATAAGGCCCTTGAGATTGAGCCAAACTATGTCCATGCATGGAATGGAAAAGGTAATGCACTTTCTGAACTAGGGAAACACGAGGATGCAATAAAGGCATATGATACGACCCTTGAGATTGAGCCAAACTATGTCCATGCATGGAATGGAAAAGGTATTTCCCTTTCTAAATTAGGGAAATATGAGGATGCAATAAAGGCATACGATAAGGCCCTTAACATTGACCAAAAGTATGTCGATGCCTGGAATGGCAAAGGTAATGACCTTTTTAAATTAGGGAAACACGAGGATGCAATAAAGGCATACGATACGACCCTTGAGATTGAGCCAAAGCATGTCCATGCCTGGAATGGCAAAGGTAATGCTCTTTCTGAACTCGGAAAATACGAGGATGCAATAAAGGCATACGATAAGGCTCTTAACATTGACCAAAAGTATGTCGATGCTTGGAATGGAAAAGGTTATACCATTTCTAAATTAGGGAAACACGAGGATGCAATAAAGGCATACGATAAGGCCCTTGAGATTAACCAAAAGTATGTCCATGCATGGAATAACAAAGGTAATGTCCTTTCTGATCTTAGGAAATACGAGGATGCAATAAAGGCATACGATAAGGCCCTTGAGATTGAGCCAAACTATGTCCATGCATGGAATGGAAAAGGTATTTCCCTTTCTAAATTAGGGAAATATGAGGATGCAATAAAGGCATACGATAAGGCCCTTGAGATTGACCAAAAGTATGTATATGCCCGGAATAACAAAGGTATTTCCCTTTCTAAATTAGGGAAATACGAGGATGCAATAAAGGCATACGATAAGGCCCTTGAGATTGAGCCAAACTATGTCCATGCATGGAATGGAAAAGGTAATGACCTTTCTGAACTAGGGAAACACGAGGATGCAATAAAGGCATACGATAAGGCCCTTGAGATTGAACCAAAGCATGTCCATGCCTGGAATGGCAAAGGCATTTCCCTTTCTGAACTAGGGAAACACGAAGATGCGATAAAGGCATACGATGCAGCCCTTGAGATTGACCAAAAGTATGTATATGCCTGGAATAACAAAGGTATTTCTCTTTCTAAATTAGGGAAATACGAGGATGCAATAAAGGCATACGATGTGGCTATTGAGCTTAATCCGAAGTATGTTTTGGCACACAGCAAATTAGGAGAACTCCATTTCATCCTCGGAAATATTGATAAAAGTAAAGAAGAAGTTAAAAATGCACTTGATATAGATGAGAAAGATGCTTACGCATTAAATATGGATGGTAAAATTAAAATTGAAGAGCAGAATTATTCTGGGGCGGCCAAATCCTTTAAAATGGCTATTTCTTCAGATGTGGGAAATCCATTGCATCTTCTCTGGGAAGTGTATGCTGATTACCTTAATGCAGAATTTTACTGGACTTCAAAAAATGAAATGTATCAGGAAAAGATAGTCTCAATAATAAGAAAACTGGAAAGGGCAGAGAACTTATCTAAAAAGAATGGGAAAGAAGAGATACAGGCTTATATTCTATATTTTATGGGTTATTTTTACTATAAGAATAAAGACAATCCTACAGCTAAACAAAAGCTGGAAGAGTGTATCAAGTTGAGATCAAGGTTTCCAGTAAAGACATACGTTCGTGAATTGCTCAGGAATAAATTAAGATATCCGATAAGGACATACGTTCAAGAAACAAAAAAAAGCAGATCAAAGTTTCCAATGAATCCATATGCTCGTGAATTGCTCGGCAACATCTGGAATTGTCAAATAAATCCACCTTTGATCAAATGGTGGTTAGCTTCTCCATTACATTGCTGGGTTAAAAGAATTGTATTTACTCTACTTTCACTATCTATTTTGGCATTGTTTTCTTTTTATCTAGTTATAAGTATATGGCATCCATTTCTTCAAATAAATTGGACTATGTATATATTTTTTATCATACTTTTAATTCTTATTATTTTATCTCCAAGAATAGAATCTTTCAAAACAAAAGAATTAGAAGTAGAAATATACTCGCCTTCTGCCATTGAAGTTGTCCTGTCTCCTGTAACAATGGAATCAAAGATGGCGGAATTAGAAACAGATTCAAACAAATAA
- a CDS encoding NAD-dependent protein deacylase translates to MQELLTLLQNSKYCVILTGAGISTLSGIPDFRGKDGIFNKFDADLIFSIDYFNEDPSYFYTHSRELIYDLERKEPNIIHKALAELERRGIVKAVITQNIDMLHQRAGSENVIEVHGSPARHTCLACGKKYSFEDVVGLLEKEEVPMCNECGGLIKPDVVFYGELLEHDVIEKAIEESSKADLIIVLGSTLVVQPAASLPLYTLDNGGELVIVNNMPTPLDDYARSRYDDLVEVFSYLDEVMGLNISEHI, encoded by the coding sequence ATGCAAGAACTCCTCACTCTCCTGCAAAACTCAAAATACTGCGTCATCCTGACCGGCGCAGGAATCTCCACCCTTTCAGGCATCCCTGATTTCCGCGGAAAGGACGGGATCTTCAACAAGTTCGATGCGGACCTCATCTTTTCAATAGACTACTTCAACGAGGACCCTTCGTATTTTTACACGCATTCCAGGGAACTGATATACGATCTTGAGAGGAAGGAGCCGAACATCATTCATAAGGCCCTGGCAGAACTTGAGAGGAGAGGGATCGTTAAGGCGGTGATCACGCAGAACATTGATATGTTGCATCAGAGAGCGGGGTCTGAGAATGTTATCGAGGTTCACGGGTCTCCGGCGAGGCATACGTGTCTTGCTTGCGGGAAGAAGTATTCCTTTGAAGACGTTGTGGGGCTTCTTGAGAAGGAGGAGGTTCCCATGTGCAATGAGTGCGGGGGGCTGATCAAGCCGGATGTTGTGTTCTATGGGGAGCTGCTTGAGCATGATGTGATCGAGAAGGCCATTGAGGAGAGCTCGAAGGCAGACCTGATAATTGTGCTGGGGTCAACACTGGTGGTTCAGCCGGCGGCTTCGCTTCCGTTGTATACGCTGGATAACGGCGGGGAGCTGGTGATAGTGAACAACATGCCGACTCCGCTGGATGATTATGCAAGGAGCAGGTATGATGACCTTGTGGAAGTATTCAGCTATCTGGATGAAGTAATGGGTCTTAACATTTCAGAACATATATAA
- a CDS encoding TIGR00297 family protein — translation MKLIPDHITEAEPQAHGQLILSFAFMFLFLLFPFVSWEVLIGLFFSLFVTIRYLEDRPDRLGMFEPMLKIRSPQYLVVSIFILLLVSFVLNLFSATYPLFVIGQTITISTMGLGVATIVRCHMKSKYISLTKNEYPSKKYKDEPNILNLIPSSISMLITGIIFASIAGAWIVYWQDSGISYNLVFFVAVIGSITAALFESIPSRINENISIPLGAGMAMWLFVSFGYSIPPQQILFALLFSLFLGYLAYYAKIADISASLSATLIGVLIIAFSNIYWFVLLLTFFILGGMFTKYKYKLKESMGIAESKGGVRTYENVFSNSTAALILAIAYGIYPQYGELIIFAYLGTVATAAGDTLASEIGTTSNQKPRMITTLRPVKTGVDGGVTLLGELSSIGGSAVIAILAVAFGMVDNITAALFITIAGGFLGTNVDSLLGATLQSRGVLSNSGVNFVATFIGAIISAGLYLLLF, via the coding sequence ATGAAACTGATACCGGATCACATTACAGAGGCTGAACCACAGGCACACGGGCAGTTGATACTATCCTTTGCCTTCATGTTCCTGTTCCTGCTGTTCCCATTCGTAAGCTGGGAGGTACTTATCGGCCTGTTCTTCTCCTTATTTGTAACCATCAGGTATCTTGAGGACAGACCTGACAGATTGGGAATGTTCGAACCGATGTTGAAGATACGATCACCTCAGTATCTGGTAGTTTCGATCTTCATCCTGCTTCTGGTAAGCTTTGTGCTCAACCTGTTCTCTGCCACATATCCGCTCTTTGTGATAGGGCAGACGATCACCATATCAACCATGGGTCTGGGTGTTGCGACCATCGTTCGCTGCCACATGAAGTCAAAGTATATTTCCCTTACAAAGAATGAATACCCTTCAAAGAAATACAAAGATGAACCAAATATCCTGAATCTCATACCTTCAAGCATCTCAATGCTTATCACCGGAATTATCTTCGCATCCATCGCCGGTGCATGGATAGTCTACTGGCAGGATTCCGGCATATCCTATAATCTGGTATTCTTTGTAGCAGTAATAGGCTCAATAACGGCTGCACTTTTCGAATCCATACCATCCAGGATAAATGAGAATATTTCCATCCCGCTTGGTGCAGGAATGGCAATGTGGCTTTTCGTCTCCTTTGGCTATTCCATACCACCCCAGCAAATATTATTCGCCCTTCTGTTCTCATTGTTCCTGGGATACCTTGCCTACTATGCGAAGATAGCAGACATATCCGCATCCCTGAGTGCCACCCTCATCGGTGTCCTCATCATAGCGTTCAGCAATATCTACTGGTTCGTCCTGCTGCTGACATTCTTCATACTTGGAGGTATGTTCACCAAGTACAAGTACAAACTGAAAGAATCCATGGGCATTGCAGAATCAAAAGGCGGTGTGCGAACCTACGAGAATGTTTTCAGCAACAGTACAGCAGCCCTCATACTTGCAATAGCATACGGGATCTACCCGCAATATGGCGAACTGATCATCTTTGCATACCTCGGGACCGTAGCAACCGCTGCAGGAGATACCCTTGCCAGCGAGATAGGTACGACCTCCAACCAGAAGCCAAGGATGATAACCACCCTCAGGCCGGTCAAAACAGGTGTTGACGGCGGTGTCACCCTGCTAGGTGAGCTCTCCTCAATAGGCGGATCTGCAGTTATCGCTATCCTTGCAGTGGCTTTCGGTATGGTTGATAATATCACCGCAGCCCTTTTCATAACCATCGCAGGTGGATTCCTGGGTACGAATGTCGACAGCCTTCTGGGTGCTACCCTCCAGAGTAGAGGAGTGTTGTCCAACAGTGGTGTCAATTTTGTAGCCACCTTCATAGGCGCAATTATCTCTGCAGGACTCTATCTGCTGCTTTTTTAA
- a CDS encoding Mov34/MPN/PAD-1 family protein, which translates to MKVNGIARETLEFILGVSKASAPNEFAGLLQVEKDVIAEVLILPGTETSDQNAVIKLFMMPNVSSVGSVHSHPGPNITPSKADLRLFGKTGSYHIIVGEPYDENSWQCYNGDGEPIDLPVLDVELDEPEFI; encoded by the coding sequence ATGAAAGTAAATGGCATTGCACGTGAAACGCTGGAGTTCATCCTGGGTGTCAGCAAAGCATCAGCCCCGAACGAGTTTGCCGGGCTTTTACAGGTGGAGAAAGACGTGATCGCGGAGGTCCTCATACTTCCGGGAACCGAGACCAGTGATCAGAATGCTGTTATCAAATTATTCATGATGCCAAACGTATCATCCGTGGGATCGGTACATAGCCATCCCGGACCTAATATAACCCCTTCAAAGGCCGACCTTCGGCTCTTCGGGAAGACAGGAAGCTACCACATAATTGTAGGGGAACCCTATGATGAGAACAGCTGGCAATGTTACAATGGCGATGGTGAGCCTATCGATCTGCCTGTACTGGATGTTGAACTGGATGAACCGGAATTCATCTGA